In Sphingobacterium sp. lm-10, one DNA window encodes the following:
- a CDS encoding serine O-acetyltransferase — protein MEEEFYQHLFLKQQEAQNMPSNVRIWEWARDIFRLLFPERNPKKMYSVDVLKASFKQLENEFYDLLQGSKDCGNCNHRAIVEDFFSALPKLYELMLTDAQAILDGDPAAQSLREVVRTYPGFLAMCMYRMAHQLWLYELPLIPRVLTEYAHERTGIDIHPGANIGEYLHIDHGTGVVIGETTIIGNHVKLYQGVTLGALSVEKVLAGKQRHPIIEDHVIIYAGATILGGETRIGHHSIIGGNVWLTSSIEPYTTVYHQPNTKFFESKPIL, from the coding sequence ATGGAAGAAGAATTTTATCAGCATCTCTTTTTAAAGCAGCAAGAAGCCCAGAACATGCCGAGTAATGTACGGATATGGGAGTGGGCGCGCGATATATTTCGTTTGCTTTTTCCAGAACGAAATCCAAAGAAGATGTATTCTGTGGATGTACTGAAGGCTAGCTTTAAGCAGTTGGAAAACGAGTTTTATGATCTGTTGCAAGGCAGTAAGGATTGTGGCAACTGTAACCATCGGGCTATTGTAGAAGATTTCTTTAGCGCATTACCCAAATTATATGAATTGATGCTTACTGATGCACAGGCCATTCTGGATGGCGATCCTGCGGCACAGAGCTTACGCGAAGTGGTGCGTACTTACCCCGGGTTTCTGGCTATGTGTATGTATCGGATGGCGCATCAGCTCTGGCTCTACGAGCTCCCTTTAATTCCACGCGTTCTAACGGAGTATGCACATGAAAGAACAGGGATCGACATTCATCCCGGCGCAAACATCGGAGAATACCTGCATATTGATCATGGTACTGGTGTCGTGATCGGAGAGACCACGATAATCGGTAATCATGTTAAATTATATCAAGGGGTTACATTGGGCGCATTGAGCGTAGAGAAGGTGCTTGCCGGCAAACAGCGTCATCCGATTATTGAGGATCATGTCATTATCTATGCGGGTGCTACTATTTTGGGAGGAGAAACACGTATTGGCCATCATTCTATTATCGGTGGCAATGTGTGGCTTACCAGTAGTATTGAACCATATACCACCGTTTATCATCAACCAAACACCAAATTCTTCGAATCAAAACCAATCCTATAA
- a CDS encoding lactonase family protein yields MKTVAFFGMLVLSLILNPPAGTAQSYDMFVGTYTSGTGSKGIYRFNFDAATGDVRPVSTMESPNPSFLARFENRLLAVNEGDGEQATLSLFDISTAKEKLLDKSTTLGDHPCHVAFDPAGNIALVSNYSGGSLALFSLVDNRSKLILHDLLEYEGGGPDTDRQKQAHIHSAFFNDELAYVSDLGSDKIHVYSLSHDGTDLRNGALTLNEQSIIHTIKGGGARHLTFSADGHTLYTIQELTGQIAVFRREEGEWMLKQVESLYGDGFEGKQGGADVKISPDGGSLYATNRGDANLILHYTVLPNGLLEWRNKYSVQGAGPRNFAITPDGAYVLVANQQTNRIVVFKRDAFTGDLEDTGKRIEVPAPVCIIF; encoded by the coding sequence ATGAAAACAGTTGCATTTTTCGGTATGCTTGTACTTTCTCTGATTTTAAATCCGCCAGCAGGTACAGCGCAATCTTACGATATGTTTGTCGGCACCTATACCAGCGGTACGGGCAGCAAAGGAATTTATAGATTTAACTTCGATGCAGCGACAGGAGATGTTAGGCCTGTCTCTACCATGGAATCTCCGAATCCATCCTTTCTAGCGAGATTTGAGAATCGCTTACTTGCCGTAAACGAGGGGGACGGGGAGCAAGCGACGCTTTCGCTTTTTGATATTTCGACTGCCAAAGAAAAATTATTAGATAAATCCACGACTTTAGGAGACCATCCTTGTCATGTCGCATTCGATCCAGCGGGAAACATAGCGCTGGTATCTAATTATTCTGGTGGTTCACTAGCATTGTTTAGTCTGGTCGATAATCGTAGCAAATTAATCTTACACGATTTATTAGAATATGAGGGAGGCGGGCCGGATACGGATCGCCAGAAACAAGCCCACATACATTCCGCATTTTTCAATGATGAGTTAGCTTATGTGTCAGATTTGGGAAGTGATAAGATTCATGTGTATAGTTTAAGCCATGATGGTACAGATTTACGCAATGGTGCACTAACGCTCAATGAGCAGAGCATTATCCATACGATCAAAGGGGGAGGTGCTAGGCATTTGACCTTTAGTGCTGATGGGCATACATTGTACACAATACAAGAACTCACTGGACAAATTGCTGTTTTTAGGAGAGAAGAAGGAGAATGGATGCTTAAGCAAGTAGAGTCTCTATACGGCGATGGCTTTGAAGGAAAGCAGGGGGGAGCAGACGTGAAAATCTCTCCGGATGGTGGTAGTTTGTATGCCACAAACCGAGGAGATGCAAATCTTATTTTGCATTACACGGTATTGCCAAACGGTTTGCTGGAATGGCGAAACAAATACAGCGTACAAGGAGCTGGCCCAAGAAATTTTGCTATTACTCCCGATGGCGCTTATGTGCTAGTTGCCAATCAGCAAACG
- a CDS encoding PEP/pyruvate-binding domain-containing protein, which translates to MMKDEHTFILTHMIFIQDSQTQYITHPAIGEKAKGLFMLKQFDLDTPRWVVLPADFMAEAFKNLSSLSNTRDLLRAIDDYVFPASVEAELALFFSHDAHLAVRPSAWLEHGHEDAFVGQFDSFLAVPRAHVLQKIKAIWRSIFSEKVLSYRAAHRLGPSLGIAVIIQEVVEAQSSGIAFGLHPTRGSRKEKFVSAVFGIGGIVSADLEADTYSVTEGGIDRQIVRKREKLTVQKDGTITTDEVLRIHQHDQAVADEHLLTLSKALDNLREENQQFYQLEFAIRDEKLYILQAQPIWRLDKLPDTSGEYTIWDNVAYAEHFAGVTTPLAFSCIKTYTEADQKIRASFFGASKATLKRYKGIFSSAVGLINGRLYSNLRAHQTLEAMLPSSRVDVHFLPSKRRTAHDFGTAEIYPGSANEAWWNLVLLMGKMVSRYRSLSREGDEFRKYVEKVIRRYQNLDWQMKNPHELMQLYLQLERTLLTKWDIPFQVDFFFQVHFGWLQKQIMPFSIHSNPVVATDLLLDAKALATHYPLQRRIEIAQKIHASAFLKTLFETEGTKQIWHFIQHDNREETVGLRHTIEDYLAHTNTHNMVSKHSHFYVDHDSPDDLIATLKYYLHRHISDLDHARHVEAQVQAAAEEKANHHFRRSPIKRWWYNKTLRKTREMLRMKEDFQYDYIHVLGIVKQVFSVIGKRFSEEGILEFESDIFFLSKEEIFAFIEGSSITTDLNGLVAVRKEEYERFQSMPAPASPIATFGIPYKSNDFFAAAKEFVQHDKLCGVVSCQGKVQGTVRIWKGDEDFVMAEGEVIVAKSAHWRIEKELSGAGALLLEKGSVWSPLSVLARQLNVPSVVEIDGLLSYLKDGDLVDVDAISGEIKKIEK; encoded by the coding sequence ATGATGAAAGACGAGCACACATTTATATTAACCCACATGATCTTCATACAAGACAGTCAAACCCAGTATATAACGCATCCTGCTATTGGAGAAAAAGCAAAGGGGCTCTTTATGCTAAAGCAATTTGATCTTGACACACCGCGATGGGTGGTGTTGCCTGCAGATTTTATGGCCGAAGCATTTAAGAATCTTTCTTCTCTCTCTAATACTAGAGATTTACTCCGCGCGATAGATGATTATGTATTCCCGGCTTCTGTAGAAGCCGAACTTGCACTCTTTTTCTCGCATGATGCGCATCTTGCGGTACGACCTTCGGCTTGGTTAGAGCATGGTCATGAAGATGCTTTTGTCGGTCAATTTGATAGTTTTCTAGCCGTACCACGTGCGCATGTTCTTCAAAAAATCAAGGCGATTTGGCGATCCATATTTTCAGAAAAAGTACTTTCTTATCGTGCAGCGCACCGTTTGGGGCCAAGTTTGGGCATTGCAGTGATCATTCAAGAGGTGGTTGAGGCTCAATCCTCTGGAATCGCTTTTGGCTTGCATCCCACACGTGGTAGTCGGAAAGAGAAATTTGTCTCTGCCGTGTTTGGAATCGGTGGAATTGTCTCTGCTGATTTGGAGGCCGATACATATAGCGTTACAGAAGGAGGTATAGATCGACAAATAGTGCGAAAGCGAGAGAAGTTGACTGTCCAGAAAGATGGTACGATAACTACTGACGAAGTTTTAAGGATTCATCAACATGATCAGGCGGTAGCAGATGAACACCTGCTCACGTTGTCCAAAGCACTGGACAATCTCCGAGAAGAAAATCAACAGTTTTATCAACTGGAATTTGCGATACGCGACGAAAAATTGTACATCCTGCAAGCACAGCCAATCTGGCGATTGGATAAGCTGCCGGATACGTCCGGAGAATATACCATATGGGATAATGTTGCCTATGCTGAACATTTTGCTGGTGTTACTACACCATTAGCCTTTTCCTGCATTAAGACCTATACAGAGGCAGATCAGAAGATTAGAGCCTCTTTCTTCGGCGCTTCAAAGGCGACCTTGAAAAGATATAAAGGGATCTTCTCCAGTGCAGTGGGGCTAATTAATGGTCGTCTCTACAGCAATTTGCGCGCGCACCAAACTTTAGAAGCCATGCTGCCAAGTAGTCGCGTTGATGTCCATTTCCTACCTTCTAAGCGCCGTACAGCACACGATTTCGGTACCGCAGAAATTTATCCTGGATCTGCAAATGAAGCCTGGTGGAACCTGGTGCTATTGATGGGAAAAATGGTGAGCCGCTACCGTTCGCTTTCTCGCGAAGGAGATGAGTTTAGGAAATATGTAGAAAAAGTGATACGCAGATATCAAAATCTGGATTGGCAGATGAAGAATCCGCACGAACTAATGCAGCTTTATCTTCAATTAGAGCGTACTTTACTCACCAAATGGGATATTCCTTTCCAAGTAGATTTCTTTTTTCAGGTACATTTCGGGTGGCTTCAAAAGCAAATAATGCCCTTTTCTATACATTCAAATCCGGTGGTGGCAACTGATTTATTGCTGGATGCCAAAGCCTTGGCGACACATTATCCGTTGCAACGTAGAATAGAAATAGCACAAAAAATTCATGCTTCCGCCTTCTTAAAGACATTGTTTGAGACCGAGGGTACAAAGCAGATATGGCATTTCATTCAACATGATAATCGGGAAGAGACAGTAGGATTACGGCACACCATTGAAGATTATTTGGCACATACAAATACGCATAATATGGTGTCAAAACATTCCCATTTTTATGTCGATCATGATAGTCCTGATGATCTGATTGCCACATTGAAATATTATTTACACCGCCATATCAGCGACTTGGATCATGCAAGACACGTAGAAGCTCAAGTGCAGGCCGCTGCAGAAGAAAAAGCAAATCACCATTTTCGGCGAAGCCCTATTAAACGATGGTGGTACAATAAAACCTTGCGCAAGACCCGCGAAATGCTTCGCATGAAAGAGGATTTTCAGTATGATTATATACACGTGTTGGGCATCGTTAAACAGGTGTTTTCGGTCATAGGCAAAAGGTTTTCGGAAGAGGGGATATTAGAGTTTGAGAGCGATATATTCTTCCTTAGTAAAGAAGAAATTTTTGCATTTATTGAAGGAAGCAGTATTACCACAGACCTCAATGGCCTAGTGGCGGTTCGAAAAGAAGAATACGAACGATTCCAGTCCATGCCTGCGCCTGCTTCTCCAATAGCCACATTTGGTATACCCTACAAGAGCAATGACTTTTTTGCGGCAGCAAAGGAGTTTGTGCAGCACGACAAGCTATGTGGTGTGGTAAGTTGTCAGGGAAAAGTGCAGGGAACCGTTAGAATATGGAAAGGTGATGAAGATTTTGTAATGGCAGAAGGGGAGGTTATCGTCGCGAAATCTGCTCATTGGAGGATAGAAAAAGAACTTTCTGGCGCTGGCGCCTTGCTATTGGAAAAGGGATCTGTATGGAGTCCGCTCTCCGTATTAGCCCGACAATTGAATGTGCCTTCCGTCGTAGAAATTGATGGTTTACTAAGCTATCTGAAGGATGGTGATCTGGTGGACGTGGACGCGATAAGTGGAGAGATCAAGAAGATTGAAAAATAA
- a CDS encoding HipA family kinase — translation MNIKKPEIREVEIIRYVMPFREGGSLPALVDADDDFSYVIKFRGAGQGKRVLVAELIVGEIARWLGLRMPEMVFAELHEAFGRTEPDEEIQDLLKFSVGKNLGVHYLNGAITFDPNVEQITAMEASKIVWLDALIMNVDRTVRNTNMLIWNRELWLIDHGASLYFHHNWDHWEDQVAKPFIQIKDHVLLKQATQVREVDVQFRALFTEENLWKVLSAVPDEWLQEEGRSATADEVRQIYVTFLSQRVQQSILFLDQIDKAREGRI, via the coding sequence ATGAATATAAAGAAACCAGAGATACGTGAAGTAGAAATCATCCGGTATGTAATGCCGTTTCGGGAAGGGGGATCATTGCCTGCCTTGGTAGATGCCGATGATGATTTCAGTTACGTGATTAAATTTCGCGGAGCAGGGCAGGGAAAGCGTGTTCTGGTGGCGGAGCTCATTGTAGGCGAAATCGCTCGATGGCTCGGTTTGCGTATGCCGGAAATGGTATTTGCCGAGTTGCACGAAGCATTCGGCAGAACAGAGCCCGACGAAGAAATTCAGGATCTTTTGAAATTTAGTGTTGGCAAAAATTTAGGTGTACACTATTTGAATGGCGCCATTACTTTTGATCCTAATGTAGAGCAAATCACCGCCATGGAAGCTTCCAAAATAGTGTGGTTGGATGCGTTGATTATGAACGTAGATCGAACGGTGCGCAACACCAATATGTTGATCTGGAATCGGGAGCTTTGGCTAATTGATCATGGCGCTTCGCTCTACTTTCATCACAATTGGGATCATTGGGAAGATCAGGTGGCAAAACCTTTTATCCAAATCAAAGACCATGTATTGTTGAAGCAGGCAACTCAAGTTCGGGAAGTGGATGTACAGTTTCGGGCCCTGTTTACGGAAGAAAACTTGTGGAAGGTATTATCTGCCGTACCAGATGAGTGGTTACAGGAAGAGGGACGATCGGCTACGGCAGATGAAGTTCGGCAGATATATGTTACTTTTCTTTCCCAACGCGTACAACAGTCAATCCTATTTTTAGATCAAATCGATAAAGCGCGTGAAGGTAGAATATGA
- a CDS encoding YihY/virulence factor BrkB family protein: MLQKIKDYFRLVYDAAMGFMEHDCLKMSAALSYYTVFSIGPLVMILIWTLGFFYGNQIGGNDGAQTEVMEELTALFGADIAVMLESAIQKISADSQSNIGFIIGIGTLIFTSTTIFVNIQQSINTIWNVKPKPKKGWLKMIINRLLSFSMILGLAFLLMASLILSSVIGLLSTQIGNTFSWINIDLIDWVNTAVTFVVIGTLFGFIFSVLPDAKVRFKDILGGAIFTSLLFMLGKWGISVYLSNNATASAFGAAGSIIILLSWVYYTSAIIFFGAEFTKRYAIRYGHGIQPSSFAVVIEQREYEYDPDTGQREKIEKLDDENVISSSNKS, translated from the coding sequence ATGTTGCAAAAGATTAAAGATTATTTCAGACTGGTTTATGATGCTGCCATGGGTTTCATGGAGCACGACTGTCTCAAGATGAGCGCTGCGCTATCGTATTATACCGTATTTTCTATTGGCCCTCTAGTCATGATCCTGATCTGGACATTGGGCTTTTTCTACGGAAACCAAATTGGTGGCAATGACGGGGCACAGACCGAAGTGATGGAAGAACTTACGGCTTTATTTGGTGCAGATATCGCTGTGATGTTAGAGTCAGCAATCCAAAAGATATCTGCTGATTCTCAGTCAAACATTGGCTTCATTATCGGTATAGGTACTTTGATATTTACATCGACCACCATCTTTGTCAATATACAACAATCGATTAACACCATCTGGAATGTGAAACCAAAACCAAAAAAAGGATGGCTGAAGATGATCATTAACCGATTATTGTCCTTTTCCATGATTTTGGGCTTAGCCTTTCTACTGATGGCATCACTAATCTTGAGTAGTGTTATTGGTTTATTATCCACACAAATAGGCAATACCTTTTCTTGGATCAATATCGATCTTATTGATTGGGTAAACACAGCAGTAACCTTTGTGGTAATAGGCACCCTATTCGGCTTTATATTTTCAGTATTACCCGATGCCAAAGTGCGCTTTAAAGATATTCTGGGGGGAGCTATATTTACATCCTTACTATTTATGCTTGGTAAGTGGGGCATTTCGGTTTACCTTTCGAACAATGCAACAGCTAGTGCATTTGGTGCAGCTGGATCCATCATCATTCTATTAAGTTGGGTATATTACACCTCGGCTATTATCTTCTTTGGTGCAGAATTCACAAAACGATATGCGATACGCTATGGTCACGGTATACAGCCCTCATCATTTGCTGTAGTCATTGAGCAAAGAGAATATGAATACGATCCGGATACAGGTCAGAGAGAAAAAATTGAAAAGCTGGATGACGAAAATGTGATATCATCCTCCAACAAATCATAA
- a CDS encoding DUF1599 domain-containing protein: MDTSTEYNQIIDHCRTLFIKKTIDYGTSWRVMRPTSITDQIFIKAQRIRTLEVKKVSKVGEGVIEEYIGIVNYCVIAMVQLDLGVEGNLDLETREAENRYDEKIRETRELMLAKNHDYGEAWRDMRISSLTDLILTKLHRVKQIEDNNGQTLVSEGLQANYQDMLNYAVFALIKLGLPAKTL, translated from the coding sequence ATGGATACAAGCACAGAATACAATCAGATAATAGATCATTGCCGCACTTTATTTATAAAAAAAACAATTGACTACGGCACTTCATGGAGGGTAATGCGCCCCACTTCGATTACCGACCAGATTTTTATCAAAGCGCAACGTATTCGCACACTTGAAGTGAAAAAAGTTTCGAAGGTTGGAGAAGGTGTGATCGAGGAATATATTGGCATTGTAAACTATTGTGTAATCGCTATGGTGCAGTTGGATCTGGGTGTAGAAGGCAACTTAGACTTGGAAACTCGCGAAGCAGAAAATCGCTATGATGAAAAGATTAGAGAAACCCGTGAGTTGATGCTGGCTAAGAACCACGACTATGGTGAAGCCTGGCGAGATATGCGTATTTCGTCGTTGACCGATTTGATTCTTACCAAACTACATCGCGTCAAGCAAATTGAGGATAACAATGGCCAAACACTGGTATCTGAAGGGCTGCAAGCCAATTATCAAGACATGCTTAACTATGCCGTATTCGCATTAATTAAATTAGGACTACCTGCTAAAACACTGTGA
- a CDS encoding long-chain fatty acid--CoA ligase, with protein MSDFKRIFDIIHHYRDNHAKPIMVAGRKGDSWKTMSTDEFVQNMDFTSKGLLAKGIKKGDRIGLMSGNRPEWNMIDFACNQIGVATVPLYPTLSVKDLGFIIGDSEIKALFVSNRDLLDKIKEAISEQHPDLSIFTIDEVDGESSLHDLIAVGREQDSVDLSVHNDAVQEDDLLTLIYTSGTTGTPKGVYLSHKNLISNVLACQHLVPDAYKKSLSFLPLSHIFERMVVYLYFSKGIQIWYAENLDNIVVDINEVKPQFFTTVPRVLEKVYDKIVAKGKDLTGIKKALFFWALNLGHKYQEPAKNSLWYNIQLNIARKLIFSKWQQALGGEVKIIVSGGAALQERLARVFWAADIRVLEGYGLTETSPVISVNSSDDSGVKFGSVGHVLSNLDVKIAEDGEIMVKGPSISKGYYKNDKATQEVFDQDGYFHTGDIGELTSDGFLRITDRKKEMFKTAGGKYVAPQVLENKLMESPFIGQVMVIGENRRFPSALIIPNFEDLEKWAEHKSISFSSREELIAQKEVIEKYDQIINTAMTKFGKWEKVKKFVLLPKEWTIDNGELTPKLSLRRKVILEKSEKVVNEIYAGEE; from the coding sequence ATGAGCGACTTTAAGCGAATATTTGATATTATTCACCATTATCGTGACAATCACGCAAAGCCAATAATGGTGGCCGGAAGAAAAGGTGATTCCTGGAAAACCATGTCCACAGACGAGTTTGTCCAGAACATGGATTTTACCAGTAAAGGTTTGCTGGCAAAGGGAATAAAGAAAGGAGATCGTATTGGTTTAATGTCGGGCAATCGGCCTGAATGGAACATGATTGACTTCGCATGTAACCAGATTGGCGTAGCGACGGTGCCATTGTACCCCACTTTATCTGTTAAAGATTTGGGATTCATTATTGGTGATTCCGAAATTAAAGCATTGTTTGTAAGTAATCGGGACCTTCTGGATAAAATTAAAGAAGCCATCAGTGAACAACATCCTGACTTGTCAATTTTCACCATTGACGAGGTAGATGGTGAATCTTCCCTACATGATTTGATCGCGGTGGGCAGGGAGCAAGATAGTGTAGACCTGAGCGTTCATAATGATGCTGTACAAGAAGACGATTTATTGACCTTGATATACACATCGGGAACTACGGGTACACCAAAAGGAGTTTATCTTTCTCATAAGAATCTTATTAGTAATGTGCTTGCTTGTCAACACCTGGTGCCAGATGCATACAAGAAATCGCTAAGTTTTCTACCATTATCGCACATTTTTGAACGCATGGTGGTCTATTTATACTTTTCAAAAGGGATCCAAATTTGGTATGCGGAGAACTTGGATAATATTGTGGTAGACATCAATGAAGTGAAACCACAATTCTTTACGACGGTACCGCGTGTATTGGAGAAAGTATACGATAAGATTGTGGCAAAAGGCAAGGATCTTACTGGGATCAAAAAAGCGCTATTTTTCTGGGCCCTAAATCTGGGACACAAATATCAGGAACCCGCTAAAAATTCCTTGTGGTACAATATACAACTCAACATTGCACGCAAGTTGATTTTTTCTAAATGGCAACAGGCATTGGGCGGTGAGGTAAAGATCATCGTATCTGGTGGTGCTGCGTTGCAAGAAAGGCTCGCTCGCGTATTCTGGGCTGCAGATATTCGTGTATTGGAAGGATATGGATTGACAGAAACGTCTCCGGTGATTTCCGTAAACTCCTCAGATGATTCCGGTGTGAAATTTGGTTCCGTTGGGCATGTACTATCTAATTTGGATGTGAAGATCGCAGAAGATGGAGAGATCATGGTTAAAGGACCTAGTATTTCTAAGGGATACTATAAAAACGATAAGGCAACGCAGGAAGTTTTTGATCAGGACGGCTATTTCCATACTGGTGATATTGGTGAGCTTACATCCGATGGATTCTTACGAATCACAGATCGTAAAAAAGAAATGTTTAAAACTGCAGGTGGAAAATATGTAGCGCCACAAGTTTTGGAAAACAAATTGATGGAATCTCCGTTTATTGGTCAGGTGATGGTAATTGGGGAAAACCGCCGCTTTCCGAGTGCATTGATAATTCCAAATTTTGAAGATCTGGAAAAATGGGCTGAACATAAGAGCATATCTTTCTCTTCCAGAGAAGAATTGATCGCCCAGAAAGAGGTTATTGAAAAATATGATCAGATCATAAATACGGCAATGACCAAGTTTGGAAAATGGGAAAAAGTTAAAAAATTCGTACTTCTACCCAAAGAGTGGACCATAGATAACGGCGAACTTACTCCAAAATTGAGCTTGCGACGTAAAGTGATTTTGGAGAAATCTGAAAAAGTAGTCAACGAAATCTACGCCGGGGAAGAATAG
- the cysM gene encoding cysteine synthase CysM, with protein MGSIIDTIGNTPLVEITSFHTNPAVHIYAKMEGNNPAGSVKDRAALNMIRSALERGDISPQSTLIEATSGNTGIALAMIAGMYKVPIELVMPSTSTRERVLTMEAFGAKVTLLESMEASRDYAEEKSQKSGYFLLNQFANPDNYRAHYQTTGPEIWKDTNGQITHFVSAMGTTGTIMGCSRFFKEKDPAIQIVGCQPTDGSSIPGIRRWPQEYLPKIFEASRVDRVIDIDQQDATMRTRELVAKEGIFVGMSTGGAFHAALQVAHEIEQGTIVFIACDRGDRYLSSDLFTA; from the coding sequence ATGGGCAGTATCATTGACACTATTGGCAACACGCCGCTCGTAGAGATTACTTCTTTTCATACTAATCCTGCTGTGCATATCTACGCGAAAATGGAGGGTAACAATCCGGCAGGTTCTGTTAAAGATCGCGCCGCACTAAATATGATCCGTTCTGCATTGGAAAGAGGAGATATTAGCCCCCAATCTACCTTGATAGAAGCAACCAGTGGGAATACGGGCATCGCGCTCGCCATGATCGCAGGGATGTATAAAGTACCTATCGAGTTGGTCATGCCTTCCACATCTACGCGCGAGCGTGTGCTCACGATGGAAGCTTTCGGTGCAAAAGTAACCTTGTTGGAATCTATGGAAGCAAGTCGGGATTATGCAGAGGAGAAATCGCAAAAATCGGGTTACTTTTTATTAAATCAATTTGCAAATCCAGATAACTATAGAGCGCATTATCAAACTACTGGACCCGAAATATGGAAAGATACGAACGGGCAGATCACGCATTTTGTCAGCGCCATGGGTACTACAGGTACGATAATGGGTTGTTCTAGGTTCTTCAAAGAAAAAGACCCGGCTATTCAGATTGTTGGATGTCAACCCACGGATGGTTCATCCATTCCAGGAATTCGGCGATGGCCTCAAGAATACCTGCCCAAGATATTTGAAGCTTCCCGAGTAGATCGTGTAATCGATATCGACCAGCAAGATGCCACTATGCGCACGCGCGAGCTAGTAGCGAAAGAAGGTATCTTCGTTGGTATGAGTACAGGCGGAGCATTTCATGCTGCACTACAAGTGGCGCATGAAATAGAGCAGGGAACTATTGTATTTATTGCGTGCGATCGTGGTGATCGCTACTTGAGTTCCGATCTCTTCACTGCATAA
- a CDS encoding DUF3037 domain-containing protein has product MKVEYEYSVIRYVPRVEREEFINVGVLLYCKRKRYAAIRWAVDDARCQCLSVEADVAYLKAYLQSLEGICAGNPDAGQLALLEQAERVRWITANRSTWIQCAPVHVGLCTDPEETLQQLFHRLVL; this is encoded by the coding sequence GTGAAGGTAGAATATGAGTATTCGGTGATTCGTTATGTACCGAGGGTAGAGCGAGAAGAATTTATAAATGTGGGCGTGCTGCTGTATTGCAAACGTAAACGTTATGCGGCAATACGTTGGGCGGTTGACGATGCGAGATGCCAGTGTCTTTCTGTAGAAGCGGACGTAGCGTACCTAAAAGCATACTTGCAATCACTGGAAGGAATTTGTGCAGGTAATCCAGACGCAGGGCAGTTAGCACTATTAGAACAAGCTGAGCGTGTGCGTTGGATTACGGCCAACCGAAGTACCTGGATACAGTGCGCACCGGTACACGTAGGACTGTGTACTGATCCGGAAGAAACATTACAACAGTTATTTCATCGATTAGTTCTATAA